Proteins encoded together in one Desulfosporosinus meridiei DSM 13257 window:
- the nadE gene encoding NAD(+) synthase, whose translation MWTDEELSERIDQTVDWLRKKVAEAKAEGVVVGISGGVDSAVVTGLCSQAFPGKCIGVIMPSHSDPEDVEDALWIAEGFEIRPLEVNLSGAHTQVMGQVKKGLEGIGCNLVAEKMSQGNLKARLRMSTLYAVANAMNYLVVGTDNAPESYTGYFTKYGDGGVDLLPISSLTKTEVRAWARMLGLPKRIATRVPTAGLWPGQTDESELGITYDQIDRYLLGEEVPTEVQERIESLHRQSEHKRQLPPSFVLPKLERLD comes from the coding sequence ATGTGGACAGATGAAGAATTATCAGAACGAATTGATCAAACGGTGGATTGGCTGCGTAAAAAAGTTGCCGAAGCAAAGGCGGAGGGAGTAGTGGTGGGTATCTCAGGAGGAGTCGATTCAGCAGTAGTCACAGGGCTATGCAGTCAGGCTTTTCCTGGAAAGTGCATTGGAGTGATTATGCCTAGCCATTCAGATCCCGAAGATGTTGAAGATGCCTTATGGATTGCCGAGGGTTTCGAAATAAGACCCTTAGAGGTGAATCTAAGTGGTGCCCATACACAGGTTATGGGACAAGTAAAGAAGGGTCTGGAAGGTATAGGATGCAATTTAGTCGCAGAAAAAATGAGCCAAGGAAACCTAAAGGCTCGTTTGCGCATGTCAACCTTATATGCCGTGGCTAACGCCATGAATTATTTAGTCGTAGGAACAGATAATGCCCCTGAGAGCTATACCGGGTATTTCACCAAATACGGTGACGGGGGTGTAGATCTCTTACCGATTAGTTCTCTTACCAAAACGGAAGTTCGGGCATGGGCAAGGATGCTGGGACTGCCTAAGAGAATCGCTACCCGGGTACCAACTGCGGGGCTGTGGCCGGGTCAGACAGACGAATCTGAACTAGGAATTACCTATGATCAGATAGACCGGTACCTGCTAGGAGAAGAGGTTCCCACTGAAGTACAAGAGCGTATAGAGTCACTGCATCGTCAGAGTGAACACAAACGTCAACTGCCACCAAGCTTTGTACTCCCTAAACTTGAGAGGTTAGATTAA
- a CDS encoding nicotinate phosphoribosyltransferase has product MENRTMLTDLYQLTMMQGYLVNGYHNKEAVFDVYFRSLPFNGGYALAAGLEQVVDYIENLGFEEDDLEYLRSLNIFSEEFIKELKNFRFTGNIDAIPEGTAVFPYEPLIRVKGRIFETQLLETTILNLVNFETLIATKASRVVSAAGGGSVMEFGLRRAQGPDAGILGARAAYIGGCQSTSNVLAGKRYGIPVAGTQAHSWIQCFPSELDAFRAYAHTFPDMCLLLVDTYNVLKSGVPNAIKVGLELEAEGHQFLGIRLDSGDLTYLSKEARRMLDEAGLKKAIIVASNDLDEETIFAIRAQGAAINSWGVGTNLITSKDNPSLGGVYKLAAEGDQGVFHPRLKVSENIAKITNPGIKKVVRFYDRAGKTMADLIALEDEVFEEGKALTIFDPIQTWKRKTLTNFRTRELLVPIFREGKRVYDLPKLKGIQLYAHKELETFWDEVKRLTNPHNYIVDLSANLFELKQQLLLTINNDIKSKQGVE; this is encoded by the coding sequence ATGGAAAATCGAACAATGCTAACAGATCTTTATCAACTTACAATGATGCAGGGTTACTTAGTAAATGGTTATCATAATAAGGAGGCAGTATTTGATGTCTACTTTCGTTCCCTGCCTTTTAACGGAGGGTATGCTCTGGCAGCAGGGCTTGAACAAGTAGTTGATTATATTGAAAACCTAGGCTTTGAGGAAGATGATTTAGAATATTTGAGGAGTCTGAACATATTTAGTGAAGAGTTCATTAAGGAGCTGAAAAATTTTCGTTTTACGGGAAATATTGATGCTATTCCGGAGGGAACTGCAGTTTTTCCTTATGAACCGTTAATACGTGTAAAAGGACGGATTTTTGAGACTCAGCTTCTAGAGACAACCATACTTAATCTTGTTAATTTTGAGACACTTATCGCTACCAAAGCATCTCGTGTAGTAAGCGCAGCCGGTGGGGGCTCTGTCATGGAATTTGGCTTGCGCAGGGCTCAAGGTCCGGATGCAGGTATCCTAGGTGCCAGGGCAGCTTATATTGGTGGATGTCAGTCCACGTCCAATGTCTTAGCCGGCAAGCGTTATGGTATCCCTGTTGCAGGGACACAGGCCCATAGTTGGATTCAATGCTTTCCGTCAGAGTTGGATGCATTTCGAGCATATGCCCATACTTTTCCTGACATGTGTTTATTGCTTGTGGATACATATAATGTTCTTAAATCCGGTGTCCCTAATGCTATCAAAGTAGGGCTTGAACTTGAAGCCGAGGGACATCAGTTTCTTGGCATTCGTCTAGACAGTGGAGATTTAACCTATTTGTCCAAAGAAGCCCGGCGTATGCTTGACGAAGCCGGACTGAAGAAAGCTATTATTGTTGCCTCAAATGATTTAGACGAAGAAACTATCTTTGCAATAAGGGCACAGGGGGCTGCAATTAATTCTTGGGGTGTCGGAACAAATCTTATTACATCTAAGGATAATCCCTCATTAGGTGGGGTTTACAAGTTAGCTGCAGAAGGGGATCAGGGTGTCTTTCATCCTCGTTTAAAGGTCTCAGAAAATATCGCCAAGATAACAAACCCTGGAATTAAAAAAGTGGTGCGTTTCTACGATAGAGCTGGAAAAACTATGGCTGATCTTATTGCCCTCGAAGACGAAGTTTTCGAAGAAGGAAAAGCGTTAACGATATTTGATCCAATACAGACGTGGAAGAGAAAAACTTTAACGAATTTTAGGACTAGGGAACTATTAGTTCCTATATTCAGAGAAGGAAAACGAGTCTATGATTTACCTAAGCTCAAGGGCATCCAACTCTATGCTCATAAAGAATTAGAAACCTTCTGGGATGAGGTCAAGAGATTAACGAACCCACACAATTATATTGTGGATTTATCAGCGAATCTCTTTGAATTAAAGCAACAGTTACTCTTAACGATTAACAATGATATCAAAAGTAAGCAAGGAGTGGAGTAA
- a CDS encoding aspartyl-phosphate phosphatase Spo0E family protein — protein sequence MKPKVLEQIEALRLEMQQIALDKDLTDPRVVMVSQRLDLLINKFYLFQRKKWQRCYKRRA from the coding sequence ATGAAACCTAAAGTCTTAGAACAAATAGAAGCATTGAGATTAGAGATGCAACAGATTGCTTTAGATAAAGATCTCACAGATCCCCGAGTGGTAATGGTAAGTCAAAGGCTTGACCTATTGATTAACAAGTTTTACTTATTCCAAAGAAAGAAATGGCAAAGATGTTACAAAAGGAGAGCGTAG
- a CDS encoding aspartyl-phosphate phosphatase Spo0E family protein, with product MLVSNLDEIVNRIEELRSRTIRIQEDKSYTDPEVVAACHELHTILDRYQGILMRIE from the coding sequence ATGCTTGTGTCTAATTTGGATGAAATAGTAAACCGCATCGAAGAACTGCGCTCTAGAACAATCAGGATCCAAGAGGATAAGTCCTATACTGATCCAGAAGTCGTTGCTGCGTGCCATGAGTTGCATACTATTTTAGATAGGTACCAAGGAATACTCATGAGAATAGAATAG
- the uvsE gene encoding UV DNA damage repair endonuclease UvsE: MSIGYASLTTGVLNTQIKSCLLKNITNDKLYELIENNLKSLDTMIDYNIKNQIKLYRISSDLIPFGSSPANSLLWWEHYRDQFHEIGKKIKNSGMRVSMHPGFTVLNSPNEEVVSRTIEDLNYHNRVLDSLGVNPKNKIILHIGGVYNDKKLATKRFIDSYSRLSDSVRERVVLENDEKSYNINDVLEIAYKLNVPVVFDNLHHQINCFSHDFDNYYWINVCGKTWQRKDGFQKIHYSQQNPLKKPGSHSITILIEEFMGFYENLERKDLDIMLEVKDKNLSALKCIHCLFPVNKATILEREWIKYKYMVLEKSPKIYKKIQNSLTSISEYPVVSFYKDIETALQNEYAIENSLTAAIHIWEFFNTSSTEKDNDSFSKILMSFKLGKTSLTAIKNFLWRFAVKCGDESILGSYYFIK, encoded by the coding sequence ATGAGCATTGGATATGCGTCTTTAACCACCGGAGTGCTAAATACACAAATTAAAAGTTGTCTACTCAAAAATATTACTAACGATAAATTGTACGAGTTAATTGAAAACAATCTCAAGTCTTTAGACACAATGATTGACTATAATATAAAAAATCAGATCAAGTTATATAGAATTAGTTCGGATTTAATACCCTTTGGTTCCAGCCCGGCAAATAGTCTCCTCTGGTGGGAGCATTACCGCGATCAATTCCATGAGATTGGGAAAAAAATAAAAAATAGCGGTATGAGAGTATCTATGCATCCCGGATTTACTGTATTAAACTCTCCAAATGAGGAGGTTGTTAGCAGGACTATTGAAGATCTCAATTATCACAACCGAGTGCTCGATAGCTTGGGAGTAAATCCGAAGAACAAAATCATCTTACATATCGGAGGCGTCTATAATGATAAAAAGCTTGCCACAAAAAGGTTTATTGATAGTTATTCGCGATTAAGTGACTCAGTTAGAGAACGGGTGGTTTTAGAGAATGACGAAAAGTCTTATAACATAAATGATGTACTGGAAATAGCGTATAAGCTTAATGTTCCAGTAGTTTTCGACAATTTACATCATCAAATTAATTGTTTCAGCCATGATTTTGATAATTACTATTGGATCAACGTATGCGGAAAAACGTGGCAGAGGAAGGATGGGTTTCAAAAAATTCATTATTCACAGCAGAATCCCCTTAAAAAACCCGGCTCTCATTCTATCACTATTCTTATCGAAGAATTCATGGGTTTTTACGAAAATCTGGAAAGAAAAGATCTTGACATAATGCTAGAAGTCAAGGATAAAAATCTTTCCGCTTTGAAATGCATCCACTGTTTATTCCCTGTAAATAAGGCCACTATACTGGAACGAGAATGGATAAAATATAAATACATGGTACTGGAGAAATCCCCAAAAATTTATAAAAAAATTCAAAACTCGTTGACTAGCATTAGCGAGTATCCTGTCGTTTCTTTTTATAAAGACATTGAGACTGCTTTACAAAACGAGTATGCTATTGAAAATTCCTTGACCGCAGCTATTCATATTTGGGAATTCTTTAACACTAGTTCAACTGAAAAAGATAATGATTCTTTTTCTAAAATCCTTATGTCTTTCAAACTAGGTAAAACCTCATTAACAGCAATAAAGAATTTTTTATGGCGATTCGCTGTCAAATGCGGAGACGAGTCGATATTAGGCTCATATTACTTTATCAAATAA
- a CDS encoding cytochrome b/b6 domain-containing protein produces the protein MKHSVKLRKPLLKQLKADNLKGRIIKSQSIWVRIFHWGFAISLVVIISTGLQLHKPAHFLALNFSKVLVAHIVFSWFALSFLALRFTDALIRKDDSLIPKIRDLKHFPKLMAYYFFLRSSPPPARKYNSGQLVIYFSWFLVFLLASFLGLASYWQGEHLIWVWHLVGGFQMIRWIKFIISIYFLATIPVHIYLSLTEDISRLQAMVTGYERKPPMKNESKNFPRIK, from the coding sequence ATGAAGCACTCTGTCAAATTAAGAAAGCCCCTCCTAAAACAGCTCAAAGCCGATAATCTTAAGGGAAGGATTATTAAGTCGCAGTCAATTTGGGTAAGAATTTTTCATTGGGGATTTGCAATAAGTCTAGTTGTGATTATCTCAACTGGCCTGCAGCTCCACAAACCTGCTCACTTTTTAGCCTTAAACTTCAGTAAAGTCTTAGTAGCACATATAGTCTTTAGCTGGTTTGCTTTAAGTTTTTTAGCCCTTCGTTTTACAGACGCCCTGATACGTAAAGATGATTCTCTAATTCCCAAAATTCGAGACCTAAAACATTTCCCCAAACTTATGGCCTATTACTTCTTCCTTCGTTCTTCTCCTCCACCGGCTAGAAAATATAATAGCGGGCAATTAGTAATCTACTTCAGCTGGTTTCTTGTTTTCTTATTAGCAAGTTTTCTCGGTTTAGCTTCCTATTGGCAAGGAGAACATCTTATCTGGGTTTGGCATTTAGTTGGTGGTTTTCAGATGATCCGCTGGATTAAGTTTATAATAAGTATCTACTTCTTAGCGACAATTCCTGTTCACATATACCTAAGTCTTACTGAAGATATCAGTCGTCTTCAGGCTATGGTCACTGGCTATGAAAGAAAGCCTCCTATGAAAAACGAAAGTAAAAATTTTCCTCGAATAAAATGA
- a CDS encoding nickel-dependent hydrogenase large subunit: MTTLEKRVIFPMSRIHNPMLVEAWLEGNEIRDAYISDTLYRGFEQILVGRSAFDMPYYTQRICGICSSAHAMTAALAVEQALGMHIPPNGLLLRNLILASDFIQNHLRHIYLYSFPDYFRGPDIAPFIPHSEFDLRLSAKEESTMIEHYFKSFEISRIAHSAFAVFGGKAPHGHGIVLGGVSMEVDADKVNRYRGYMIEILDFIDDFLLPDINLIKERYPDYIQLGNGIGNYMSVGGFSSPEGSTLFSQGVLLQGKRESYDERHVTEDVTNAWYKPHGPLHPMEEDTIPDRSQAKGYTWVKSPRYRGQPIEVGPLARAIINKEETLGTGTIGRIWARALELKKLAKSTLDWLNRLEPGADTLDLKMEQDSGVGIGLHEAMRGSLGHWVSIENSRVKHYQIVTPSAFNFGARDNTGTRSVGESSILGLKIKSKDLKEVGRVIRSFDPCFSCSVHIIDAEKIRTLKIQV; this comes from the coding sequence GTGACTACTCTGGAGAAAAGAGTTATTTTTCCGATGAGCCGCATTCACAATCCAATGCTCGTTGAAGCTTGGCTCGAAGGCAACGAAATCAGAGATGCCTACATATCCGATACCCTATATCGAGGATTTGAACAAATACTTGTTGGTCGTTCAGCTTTTGACATGCCCTATTATACCCAACGCATCTGTGGAATTTGCTCTTCGGCTCATGCTATGACAGCGGCACTAGCTGTTGAACAGGCCTTAGGGATGCATATTCCGCCTAATGGACTCCTGCTTCGAAATCTCATTCTGGCTAGTGACTTTATCCAGAACCATCTGCGTCATATCTATCTATACTCATTTCCGGATTATTTCCGGGGACCCGATATTGCTCCATTTATTCCCCATTCAGAGTTTGACCTGCGACTATCCGCTAAGGAAGAAAGTACTATGATAGAGCACTATTTTAAATCCTTTGAAATATCTCGAATTGCTCATTCGGCGTTTGCAGTTTTCGGAGGAAAGGCCCCCCATGGTCATGGTATTGTTCTAGGTGGAGTTAGTATGGAAGTTGATGCTGATAAAGTAAACCGCTATAGAGGGTACATGATAGAAATCCTCGACTTTATTGACGACTTTCTATTGCCCGATATTAATCTCATCAAAGAACGTTATCCCGACTATATTCAACTCGGTAACGGTATAGGAAATTATATGTCCGTCGGTGGTTTCTCAAGTCCTGAAGGAAGCACCCTTTTTTCGCAAGGAGTCCTTCTCCAAGGTAAACGTGAGAGTTATGATGAACGTCATGTTACTGAAGATGTGACAAACGCCTGGTACAAACCCCATGGCCCCCTGCATCCAATGGAAGAGGATACAATACCAGATCGAAGTCAGGCGAAAGGATATACCTGGGTCAAATCCCCTCGTTACCGTGGCCAACCCATAGAAGTCGGCCCCTTAGCTCGGGCTATCATCAATAAGGAAGAAACCCTAGGCACCGGAACAATAGGGCGGATATGGGCAAGGGCGCTTGAATTAAAAAAATTAGCCAAATCTACTTTAGACTGGCTTAATCGCCTTGAACCCGGAGCAGATACTCTTGACCTAAAAATGGAGCAAGACTCCGGGGTAGGGATCGGGCTACATGAAGCAATGAGGGGTTCTTTAGGACATTGGGTTTCTATTGAAAACTCCCGGGTTAAACATTATCAAATTGTTACACCTTCTGCCTTTAACTTTGGAGCACGTGATAACACAGGAACCCGTAGTGTAGGAGAGTCATCGATCCTAGGTTTAAAAATCAAATCCAAGGATCTAAAAGAAGTCGGGCGAGTAATTCGTTCCTTTGACCCCTGCTTTTCCTGTAGTGTCCACATAATCGACGCTGAAAAAATTCGCACCTTAAAAATTCAAGTTTAA
- a CDS encoding ATP-binding protein, translating into MISAKFYSVEDWEYFVNMRRELIKLKDDRLNLQAVLERKTKELKIEFKKRAEIEQKLVVLEQEVAKLERFNVIGQLAAGLGHEVRNPLTTIRGFLQMLQNKEDLHTYKSYFDLMIEELDRANLIISDFLSLAKNKPSEFTRQCLNKLLENLYPLLQADAYSQGKKCVFEPGDIAELDIDPNEITQLVLNLARNGLDAMREDGCLTINTFMDGRYIVLSVRDEGKGIDTKNLLKLGTPFFTTKENGTGLGLPMCYSIADKHNALIDVKTGPDGTTFSVRFPHPDLMTMEIGQ; encoded by the coding sequence TTGATATCAGCCAAATTTTATAGTGTGGAAGATTGGGAATACTTTGTCAATATGAGGAGAGAGTTAATTAAGTTAAAGGATGATCGTCTTAACTTACAAGCAGTATTAGAAAGGAAAACTAAAGAACTAAAAATTGAGTTTAAAAAACGTGCAGAAATCGAGCAGAAATTGGTAGTACTTGAACAGGAAGTTGCTAAGCTGGAAAGGTTTAACGTAATAGGACAATTAGCTGCAGGACTTGGACACGAGGTACGTAACCCATTGACGACAATAAGGGGTTTCCTACAAATGCTTCAGAATAAAGAGGATTTGCATACATATAAGAGCTATTTTGACCTAATGATAGAAGAGCTTGATAGGGCTAACCTAATAATCAGCGATTTTTTGTCCCTTGCTAAGAATAAGCCATCAGAGTTTACACGCCAATGTTTAAATAAACTTTTAGAAAATCTCTATCCATTGTTGCAAGCGGACGCTTACAGCCAAGGAAAGAAGTGTGTTTTTGAACCCGGAGATATTGCTGAACTTGACATTGATCCCAATGAAATCACTCAGCTTGTTTTAAACTTAGCCCGTAACGGTCTCGATGCGATGCGTGAAGATGGATGTCTAACAATTAATACATTTATGGACGGGCGATATATAGTTCTTAGTGTTAGGGATGAAGGAAAAGGCATTGATACAAAGAATTTACTTAAACTAGGCACCCCGTTTTTCACTACAAAGGAAAACGGAACAGGGTTAGGTCTACCAATGTGCTATAGCATTGCAGATAAACATAATGCGCTTATAGATGTAAAGACTGGCCCTGATGGGACTACCTTTTCAGTTCGATTTCCACATCCGGATTTAATGACAATGGAGATAGGCCAATAA
- a CDS encoding hydrogenase small subunit, producing the protein MLSRRDFLKLVVKGAVLGNFSQLITPPLAKAVAAGEVHKLPVVMIETGTCTGDSISLDNIWTPTFSDILTNILDWRYDWIMNQVQGQEAYGILQETYEKMPHDYILIVQGSMIQRDNGHYNHVGYENGKFITGIELVRRIGLKAKYVVAIGSCATYGGPVSGYPNPTQSTGVQNILPERRVINVSGCPAHPDWIMGTLLHLALYGEPELEKFGRPKLFYGETVHNRCPRRRFYDQGIFATAIGQKECLFRVGCKGPVTYSDCPIRRWNDRFNWPIGCNTPCIGCTEPGYPDLMSPFTSHFPDIPFPGGTKVNTDSIGLGVLGLTSVAITGHVVTSLYKGRIQKNLLKTSAKTNHRPALKKAQAFHKYWLKKTNKI; encoded by the coding sequence ATGTTAAGTCGCCGCGACTTTTTAAAACTAGTTGTTAAAGGAGCTGTACTGGGCAACTTTTCCCAACTCATTACCCCTCCTCTTGCCAAAGCAGTAGCAGCAGGTGAGGTACATAAACTTCCCGTAGTCATGATTGAGACCGGCACCTGTACAGGAGACAGTATTTCCCTAGATAATATTTGGACACCAACCTTTTCAGATATTCTCACAAACATACTAGATTGGCGTTATGATTGGATTATGAACCAAGTACAAGGTCAGGAGGCCTACGGCATTCTTCAAGAAACCTATGAAAAAATGCCGCATGATTATATTCTTATCGTTCAAGGATCAATGATTCAACGTGATAACGGGCATTATAATCATGTTGGTTATGAAAACGGAAAGTTCATTACTGGTATTGAGCTTGTTCGTAGGATTGGACTTAAAGCAAAATACGTTGTGGCCATCGGCAGTTGCGCTACCTATGGAGGCCCAGTTTCCGGTTATCCCAATCCTACCCAGTCAACTGGAGTTCAGAACATCCTACCCGAACGAAGGGTTATTAATGTTTCCGGGTGTCCGGCACATCCAGACTGGATCATGGGAACCTTACTCCATTTGGCCTTATACGGTGAACCAGAACTTGAAAAGTTCGGTCGTCCGAAGCTGTTTTATGGTGAAACCGTCCATAACCGCTGCCCTCGCAGGCGCTTTTATGACCAGGGCATTTTTGCGACGGCTATTGGTCAAAAGGAATGTCTTTTTCGTGTTGGCTGTAAAGGACCGGTTACCTATTCTGATTGTCCAATTCGACGTTGGAACGACCGCTTCAATTGGCCAATTGGATGTAATACACCATGTATTGGTTGCACCGAACCTGGTTATCCTGATCTAATGTCCCCATTTACATCTCATTTTCCTGACATTCCTTTTCCTGGAGGAACAAAGGTTAATACAGACTCTATCGGGCTTGGGGTTCTAGGATTAACTTCCGTGGCTATTACAGGGCATGTCGTAACCTCTCTTTACAAAGGGCGCATCCAGAAGAATTTACTTAAAACCTCTGCCAAAACTAATCATCGCCCCGCTCTAAAAAAGGCCCAAGCCTTTCACAAGTATTGGCTTAAAAAAACTAACAAAATATAA
- the murC gene encoding UDP-N-acetylmuramate--L-alanine ligase, which produces MALHIHFVGIKGTGMSALAQISNQIEGATITGSDVEESFYTDSVLKRANIPVLGFSSANVENVDLVVASAAYTNQHPEIARALDLNIPVLSYPQYLGRLLAQKRSICVTGTHGKTTTTAMMGLVLLQAGLDPTIVVGSDVPSIGGNAHSGKGEFFLAESCEYRRHFLNYSPEHLIITNIEFDHPDYFKDLDDVISAFSELALKVPAHGHIYVWDEDPNRKSIKSDAPITTFGLSESADIRATEIIFKDEKSSMKILFKGQYVGDLDLHVAGKHNIVNALATISLCHQLGIPMNDILSSLGQFNGTKRRFEHIGCNTNGALIVDDYAHHPTEIRTTLEGARLSFPDRRIRAIFQPHTFSRTEKLLLEFSQAFQSADEVVIADIFASARELEHHTVSAPNLAELILQQGIQARYIGTLDDIKLYLNQTLAPEDLVLTLGAGDIYKVGLEIVS; this is translated from the coding sequence TTGGCATTACATATTCATTTTGTCGGAATTAAAGGAACGGGAATGAGCGCTTTAGCTCAAATCAGCAATCAAATTGAAGGTGCAACTATAACAGGGTCAGACGTTGAGGAAAGCTTTTATACAGATAGTGTCCTTAAACGGGCCAATATTCCAGTTTTAGGATTTTCTTCCGCCAATGTTGAGAACGTAGATTTAGTTGTCGCTTCCGCAGCTTATACTAATCAGCATCCGGAGATTGCTCGAGCCCTTGATCTGAATATCCCAGTCTTAAGTTATCCCCAATATCTTGGGCGTTTACTCGCCCAAAAAAGAAGTATTTGCGTAACTGGTACCCACGGCAAAACCACGACAACCGCTATGATGGGACTTGTTTTACTCCAAGCCGGATTAGACCCCACGATTGTTGTCGGTAGTGATGTCCCTAGTATCGGTGGAAATGCCCATAGCGGAAAAGGAGAATTCTTCTTAGCGGAATCTTGTGAATATCGACGTCATTTCCTCAATTATTCCCCGGAACATTTAATCATTACTAACATAGAATTTGATCACCCTGACTATTTCAAAGATCTTGACGATGTTATCTCTGCCTTTAGTGAATTAGCTCTAAAAGTACCCGCCCACGGACACATTTACGTTTGGGATGAGGATCCAAACCGAAAGTCTATTAAGTCAGACGCGCCCATAACAACCTTTGGACTTTCAGAATCTGCCGATATTCGGGCCACAGAGATTATCTTTAAGGACGAGAAGAGTTCAATGAAGATCCTGTTTAAAGGACAATATGTTGGAGATCTGGACCTTCACGTCGCAGGAAAGCACAATATTGTTAATGCCTTAGCTACAATTTCCTTATGTCACCAGCTTGGCATCCCTATGAATGACATCCTATCAAGCCTAGGCCAATTCAATGGAACTAAACGTCGCTTTGAACACATTGGCTGCAACACAAATGGCGCATTAATTGTTGATGACTACGCTCATCATCCAACTGAAATTCGTACCACCCTAGAAGGCGCTCGGCTTTCATTCCCTGATCGCCGTATTCGTGCTATCTTTCAACCCCATACTTTTAGCCGAACAGAAAAACTCTTACTTGAATTCTCACAAGCTTTTCAAAGTGCAGACGAAGTTGTGATTGCAGACATTTTCGCATCCGCTCGAGAACTTGAACATCACACTGTATCTGCTCCAAATCTTGCCGAGTTGATTTTGCAGCAAGGTATTCAAGCGCGTTACATTGGAACTCTCGACGATATTAAACTCTATCTCAATCAGACTCTTGCACCCGAGGATCTTGTCCTTACTTTAGGAGCAGGGGATATTTACAAAGTTGGGTTGGAAATAGTTAGTTAA
- a CDS encoding 5' nucleotidase, NT5C type, with protein MRIGIDIDGVVSDSYPFWLQELNCHYGKNIPCLDDYDMHISFEVTTEDMNNFFETNIERLLMMPKPIPGAKEGIETLLHEGHEIIYVTARTQEQKGLTERWFAHNKIYYKNILFSGFGSKVDFVKEWGIEAFIEDYQVNAKLISECGVPVFLLDASYNQEDTPRGIIRCHSWEEIVKGIHNLNL; from the coding sequence GTGAGAATTGGAATAGATATTGATGGGGTAGTATCCGACAGCTACCCCTTCTGGTTACAGGAATTGAATTGTCACTATGGCAAAAATATACCGTGCCTAGACGATTATGATATGCATATTTCCTTTGAGGTAACTACCGAGGATATGAATAATTTTTTTGAGACCAACATTGAACGTTTGCTCATGATGCCTAAGCCCATACCCGGTGCAAAAGAGGGGATAGAAACTCTTTTGCATGAAGGACATGAGATTATTTATGTCACTGCTCGTACACAGGAACAAAAGGGGCTAACAGAACGTTGGTTTGCCCATAATAAAATCTATTACAAAAATATACTATTTTCAGGGTTTGGCAGCAAAGTAGACTTTGTTAAGGAATGGGGAATAGAGGCTTTTATCGAGGATTATCAGGTGAATGCTAAACTAATTTCAGAATGCGGTGTACCAGTATTCCTTTTAGATGCCAGCTACAATCAAGAGGATACTCCTCGTGGGATTATCCGTTGCCATAGCTGGGAAGAGATAGTTAAAGGAATACATAATTTAAATCTTTAA